A section of the Leminorella richardii genome encodes:
- a CDS encoding F0F1 ATP synthase subunit epsilon → MAVSTFHLDVVSAESSLFSGEVQKIQVTGSEGELGIYPRHIPLLTAIKPGLIRIVKLSGEEEFIYLSGGILEVQPTAVTVLSDTAIRGQDLDEARALESKRKAEEHIRNSHGDIDYAQASAELSKAIAKLRVIELTKKLM, encoded by the coding sequence ATGGCCGTATCAACATTCCATCTGGACGTCGTCAGCGCCGAAAGCAGCCTGTTTTCCGGCGAGGTGCAGAAGATCCAGGTGACGGGGAGTGAAGGCGAACTGGGGATTTATCCCCGCCATATTCCCCTGCTCACAGCCATCAAGCCGGGTCTGATTCGTATCGTTAAGTTAAGCGGTGAAGAAGAGTTTATCTATCTGTCAGGCGGTATCCTTGAGGTACAGCCTACAGCCGTCACCGTTTTATCTGATACGGCTATTCGCGGGCAGGATCTTGATGAAGCTCGGGCTCTGGAATCCAAGCGTAAAGCGGAAGAGCACATTCGCAATTCCCATGGCGATATCGACTACGCACAGGCGTCTGCCGAGCTGAGCAAGGCGATTGCAAAGCTTCGCGTTATCGAATTGACCAAGAAGCTGATGTAA
- a CDS encoding L,D-transpeptidase family protein, with product MKRWQFLLALLLCAAAAFFIYRFVVDDEGVGLMPNENVEPFPDEVRGKREIQPGDRLFIRILKAEDKLELWYSDGVQPFDKYKTYTICTYSGGLGPKKAEGDGKSPEGFYSTNKGLLNPNSRYHLSFNIGYPNAYDRENGYTGSFIMVHGGCASIGCYAMTDPIIEDIYGLVEQALNSGQKSIPVHIFPFAMTDKNLKQHRELPEYPFWQMLKPGYDYFEKHRQIPKIDVKDKQYRLVE from the coding sequence ATGAAAAGGTGGCAGTTTTTACTGGCTCTGTTGCTGTGCGCCGCCGCCGCTTTTTTCATTTATCGCTTCGTAGTCGATGATGAAGGAGTTGGATTGATGCCAAATGAAAACGTAGAGCCCTTTCCAGACGAGGTTAGGGGGAAAAGAGAAATCCAACCGGGCGATCGCCTGTTTATCCGAATACTTAAAGCGGAAGACAAGCTAGAGCTGTGGTACAGCGACGGCGTTCAGCCGTTTGATAAGTATAAAACCTACACTATCTGTACTTACTCCGGCGGCCTTGGCCCTAAAAAGGCGGAAGGTGACGGTAAAAGCCCGGAAGGGTTTTACTCCACCAATAAAGGGCTGCTCAATCCAAACAGTCGCTATCACCTGTCGTTTAATATTGGCTACCCTAACGCCTACGACCGAGAAAATGGATATACCGGCAGCTTTATCATGGTTCACGGCGGCTGTGCGTCAATAGGTTGTTATGCGATGACCGATCCCATTATTGAGGATATTTATGGGCTGGTGGAACAGGCGCTGAACAGTGGTCAAAAAAGTATTCCCGTTCATATTTTTCCATTTGCCATGACGGATAAAAACCTAAAGCAGCATCGGGAATTGCCGGAGTATCCTTTCTGGCAAATGCTCAAGCCCGGATATGACTATTTTGAAAAGCATCGCCAGATACCCAAAATAGACGTAAAAGATAAACAGTACCGCCTTGTAGAGTAA
- a CDS encoding LysR family transcriptional regulator, which produces MKTTLEELQAFVAVVDCLSITKAAARLNQTTSGISRALGRLEDKLETSLLNRTTRRLALTEEGEAFLVHARKILKAVDEAEDYVAIRRQQPFGLLRINAAAPFMSHSIVPIVGEFCQRYPQITLELNTNDRFIDLLEQSTDIAIRIGELKDSTLHARHLGVSRRRVLASPEYLRSAPPINDIGDFIEHRILGFAHVDKLNEWPFTDENGLLLKVAPTLSASSGETLRQLAIEGEGLVCLSDFMTHKDRKQGTLVEVLPEKSVAVMQPINAVYYRNTQLSARITCFLDFLSERIEGML; this is translated from the coding sequence ATGAAAACCACGCTGGAAGAGCTTCAGGCTTTTGTCGCCGTCGTCGACTGCCTTTCCATTACCAAGGCGGCCGCCAGACTTAATCAAACAACTTCAGGCATCAGTCGGGCTTTAGGGCGTTTGGAGGATAAATTGGAAACCTCTCTGCTTAACAGAACCACCCGCAGGCTGGCTCTGACAGAGGAAGGTGAGGCGTTTCTTGTCCACGCGAGAAAAATACTGAAGGCGGTCGACGAGGCAGAAGACTACGTGGCCATTCGACGCCAGCAGCCTTTTGGGCTATTGCGTATCAACGCAGCAGCGCCCTTTATGTCGCACTCTATCGTGCCAATCGTGGGAGAGTTTTGTCAGCGCTATCCGCAAATCACTCTGGAACTGAATACCAACGATCGCTTTATCGACCTGCTGGAGCAAAGCACAGACATTGCCATTCGCATCGGCGAACTTAAAGATTCAACGCTACACGCCAGGCATCTCGGCGTTAGCCGTAGAAGAGTACTAGCCAGCCCCGAATATCTGAGAAGCGCTCCGCCGATAAACGACATTGGTGATTTTATAGAACACCGTATTTTAGGGTTTGCCCACGTAGACAAGCTCAACGAGTGGCCTTTTACTGATGAAAACGGGCTTCTGCTGAAAGTCGCACCCACACTAAGCGCCTCCAGCGGGGAAACACTCAGACAGCTAGCTATTGAAGGTGAAGGGCTAGTTTGCCTTTCCGACTTTATGACCCACAAAGACAGAAAGCAGGGAACGCTGGTAGAAGTGCTGCCCGAAAAATCAGTTGCCGTCATGCAGCCGATTAACGCCGTTTACTACCGCAATACTCAGCTTTCCGCACGCATCACCTGCTTTTTGGATTTTCTCAGCGAAAGGATAGAAGGGATGCTGTGA
- a CDS encoding acyl-CoA reductase, translating into MNSALSERLIKIKDWLQRITQSGWSFSSDPDTQAFCLSRIAELASSDVIEKKLKEELGNRPWWPPYRILLVISETDPLGTLEGFLAAYLIGCRIRIKARDSLPLLETLRQTLGLSESECEIENWNSQNQDDARLLKGVDVALLAGGDSLIRHYRSVAPSYIRLVELGPKLSAMAILGDEPPPLDRLLADICLFLQGVCSSPRFIAIEKKRTAERLFTLLASRLDALPPLPDDIRLGQLAKVRTLSMQSLLSSDCFKIVHSEASGWTVTLSTGLSPEVWLPKGISLIYCPDDSVEDLLSLAHERWFGQLQTLGYWGVERSPRYEGFTRYCPIGKMHRRSALAPRDGVFTLAALVTFIDEEKE; encoded by the coding sequence ATGAACAGCGCGCTTAGCGAGCGGCTAATTAAGATAAAAGACTGGCTGCAGCGCATCACACAAAGCGGCTGGTCGTTTTCTAGCGATCCTGATACTCAGGCTTTTTGCCTGTCCCGTATCGCTGAGCTTGCTTCGTCAGACGTTATAGAGAAAAAACTCAAAGAAGAGCTTGGCAACAGGCCGTGGTGGCCGCCCTACCGAATCCTTTTGGTTATTTCTGAAACCGACCCCTTAGGGACTCTGGAAGGTTTTCTCGCAGCCTACCTTATTGGCTGTCGAATAAGAATTAAGGCTAGGGACTCTTTACCACTCCTTGAAACACTGCGCCAAACGTTGGGATTAAGTGAAAGCGAGTGTGAAATTGAAAACTGGAATAGCCAAAATCAAGATGACGCTCGGTTGCTGAAAGGGGTTGATGTGGCGCTGTTGGCCGGCGGTGATTCACTTATTCGCCACTATAGGTCGGTAGCACCCTCTTATATCAGACTTGTTGAGCTGGGGCCAAAGTTAAGCGCAATGGCTATTCTTGGTGATGAGCCACCTCCTCTAGACCGCCTGCTGGCCGACATTTGCCTGTTCTTACAGGGAGTATGCAGCTCGCCGCGCTTTATCGCGATAGAGAAAAAGCGCACTGCCGAGCGGTTATTCACACTGCTTGCCTCCCGCCTCGATGCGCTTCCCCCTTTACCGGACGATATACGCCTTGGGCAGTTGGCCAAGGTTCGGACACTTTCCATGCAGTCATTGCTGAGTAGCGATTGCTTTAAGATTGTGCATAGTGAGGCGTCGGGATGGACAGTGACGCTAAGCACAGGTCTTTCGCCTGAAGTTTGGCTGCCAAAGGGGATCTCTCTGATTTATTGCCCTGATGACTCTGTTGAAGACCTTTTGTCGCTTGCCCATGAGCGTTGGTTTGGACAGCTGCAAACGCTGGGCTACTGGGGAGTGGAGCGCTCTCCGCGCTATGAAGGCTTTACCCGCTACTGCCCGATTGGAAAAATGCATAGGCGCTCTGCGCTTGCTCCGCGCGACGGCGTGTTCACGCTGGCAGCGTTGGTAACCTTTATTGATGAGGAAAAAGAATGA
- a CDS encoding NAD-dependent epimerase/dehydratase family protein translates to MTVTGNGPSVFITGGTGFIGSYLLDEIHRQGYRITLLVRSAQRLQIEGRPELPPNVELVVGDICRPESYRHRLTGHQAMVHLAADYRVGLPATRRARRAMYYTNVVGTQTLFDEAEKADIPQMVYVSSTAALGETHGQLPDENGRHNGVFRSYYEETKHIAHELVAERQRLGMPINIAIPGGAFGPGDSSILSQTIDAFFRGKIPFQVETASRFQLCRVDRLCDGLAKLLSPDIQRQTFLFTGEDFSMPEIFTLLASASGRNIPAMKAVSSLGPLAQIMDALASFGMTMPLSKEALRVMDGSTYMYSSDRAKRELGWSSGDPRQELVEYLQQRVESANGKGSSNEG, encoded by the coding sequence ATGACGGTGACAGGGAATGGACCGAGTGTGTTTATTACTGGTGGAACCGGATTTATCGGATCGTATTTGCTGGATGAAATACACAGGCAGGGATATCGGATAACGCTCTTAGTTCGTTCAGCACAAAGGTTACAGATTGAAGGCCGCCCCGAGCTGCCGCCGAACGTTGAGCTGGTCGTAGGGGACATCTGTAGGCCGGAAAGCTATCGACACCGTCTGACAGGACATCAGGCGATGGTGCATTTAGCCGCAGACTATCGGGTTGGGTTACCGGCTACTCGGCGGGCAAGGCGCGCCATGTACTATACCAACGTGGTAGGAACCCAAACGCTGTTTGATGAAGCAGAAAAGGCAGATATTCCCCAAATGGTTTACGTCAGCTCCACAGCGGCGCTGGGAGAAACTCATGGTCAACTGCCGGACGAAAATGGGCGGCACAATGGCGTTTTTCGCAGCTATTACGAAGAAACCAAGCATATTGCCCACGAGCTGGTGGCTGAACGCCAGCGGCTCGGCATGCCGATAAACATCGCTATTCCCGGCGGCGCATTTGGACCGGGAGACAGCAGCATTCTCAGCCAGACTATCGACGCTTTTTTTCGGGGGAAAATTCCTTTTCAGGTGGAAACCGCCAGCCGCTTCCAGCTTTGTCGCGTTGATAGGCTTTGCGATGGGTTGGCTAAGCTTCTATCGCCGGACATTCAGCGGCAAACGTTCCTGTTTACCGGTGAGGATTTCTCCATGCCGGAAATTTTTACCCTGCTGGCCAGCGCCTCAGGAAGGAATATTCCAGCGATGAAGGCCGTTTCCTCGCTTGGGCCACTTGCTCAAATAATGGACGCTCTAGCCTCTTTTGGTATGACGATGCCGCTCTCTAAAGAGGCGCTAAGAGTCATGGACGGCAGTACCTACATGTATAGCTCCGACAGGGCAAAGCGCGAGCTTGGATGGTCATCAGGGGATCCTCGCCAAGAGCTGGTGGAATATCTTCAACAGCGAGTTGAAAGCGCTAATGGTAAAGGAAGCAGCAATGAAGGCTAA
- a CDS encoding penicillin acylase family protein gives MKANLKSPWGNVSVELENDQLMSVRGTTDRAVFFGQGYGTGRLRLWQLDLSRRVASGQLAEVLGDAALRTDVFQRRLGLTSLAKRAEAIDAAADPESWQGQQYQHVQSYIAGINHALQNTKIRPAESWMLGYRIQPFTVTDAYLLAQIKYFINSAWQYELFHTRLAGKLTPSQHRQLLMTFSEEGSAVEPLPLDTDGQWLPMVKKALEDGLSGLRYLGMSSPDTGSNVIAVGGQYTASGKPILAADPHMGHVNPGFNLLCKLVSDEGLDVIGSHFPGAPGIIVGRNRHASWGMVGIMADNQDLFFGQLDLEAGKVKTTDGWVPLTKDTQNIVRKSGSVHEFTTWGCSQGRLLMEKGNYGLFLRWPALEKPDGDITFYALSKCCDWQSFRSALSRVNNSPMMVGYADERGDIGLQAMGMIPKRLCDMGSLVMDLTNPDCQWQGYVPFDELPSLHNPPEGYAVYANQYSDSLFNGKPSLSNRWHSPSRARRVSELICANKNHTAQTLAEIQDDKVDYFARQTLPMLLPYLKIDSPLSQWNGDTRQIALAQLFEQWIQQLMDKILAKSLKRGARAMYSDFWSGCRWNLMEILKHHLTEWGFEQGDVAVLVQEAYDLALANSAKMTSPWVEYQHTIKRPEWLRKLLTGRYPYQGGNRETVHATRQNADFLTQSHSGENGQRISKPYTFGPGFKLISDMGDAKEIHYTTNMPASGSPFFWRLKPTLVRWQKGQRFITSLNN, from the coding sequence ATGAAGGCTAATCTAAAAAGCCCCTGGGGAAACGTTAGCGTTGAGTTGGAAAACGACCAGTTGATGAGCGTTAGGGGCACTACCGATAGGGCGGTGTTTTTTGGTCAAGGGTACGGTACAGGGCGTTTACGCCTGTGGCAGCTCGATCTATCTCGTAGGGTTGCCAGCGGGCAACTGGCTGAGGTTTTGGGTGATGCCGCGCTGAGAACCGACGTATTTCAACGCAGGCTTGGATTGACCAGTTTGGCAAAGCGCGCCGAGGCGATTGACGCTGCGGCAGATCCTGAGTCTTGGCAGGGACAGCAGTATCAGCACGTTCAGTCCTATATTGCGGGAATTAACCATGCGCTACAGAACACAAAAATACGTCCTGCTGAAAGCTGGATGCTTGGTTACCGCATTCAGCCGTTTACCGTTACGGATGCCTACCTGCTGGCTCAGATTAAGTACTTTATCAATTCGGCATGGCAGTACGAGCTGTTTCATACCCGCTTAGCGGGTAAGCTGACACCGTCTCAGCACCGACAGCTGCTGATGACATTCAGTGAAGAAGGGAGCGCTGTCGAGCCTTTACCGCTGGATACCGACGGTCAGTGGCTGCCAATGGTGAAAAAAGCGCTGGAAGACGGGCTGTCCGGGTTGCGCTATTTGGGCATGTCGTCGCCGGACACCGGTTCCAACGTTATTGCTGTTGGTGGCCAATACACCGCTTCGGGAAAGCCTATTTTGGCGGCCGATCCCCATATGGGGCACGTTAACCCCGGATTTAACCTGCTGTGCAAGCTAGTGAGTGATGAAGGGTTGGACGTTATCGGTTCCCACTTTCCCGGCGCTCCGGGCATTATCGTCGGCCGCAACCGCCATGCGTCGTGGGGTATGGTTGGTATCATGGCGGACAATCAGGATCTGTTTTTCGGGCAGTTGGATCTAGAGGCCGGTAAAGTTAAAACGACTGACGGCTGGGTACCGCTGACCAAAGATACACAGAACATTGTCCGCAAGTCCGGCAGCGTTCACGAATTTACCACCTGGGGATGTTCACAGGGGCGCCTGCTGATGGAAAAAGGCAACTACGGCTTATTCCTGCGCTGGCCCGCATTGGAAAAGCCGGACGGCGATATTACGTTCTATGCGCTCTCTAAGTGCTGCGACTGGCAAAGCTTTCGCAGCGCCCTGTCCCGCGTTAATAATTCACCGATGATGGTGGGCTATGCTGACGAACGCGGCGATATAGGCCTTCAGGCAATGGGGATGATCCCAAAAAGGCTTTGTGACATGGGCAGTCTGGTGATGGATTTAACCAATCCAGACTGCCAGTGGCAAGGCTATGTGCCGTTTGATGAACTTCCTTCTTTGCATAATCCACCCGAAGGTTATGCGGTGTACGCCAATCAGTACAGCGACTCACTGTTTAACGGGAAACCGTCTCTGTCAAACCGATGGCATTCTCCCAGCCGGGCTAGACGTGTCTCCGAGCTGATTTGCGCCAACAAAAACCATACGGCGCAAACGCTGGCGGAAATTCAGGACGATAAAGTGGACTATTTCGCCCGCCAGACATTGCCGATGCTTTTACCCTATCTAAAAATAGACTCTCCGCTGTCCCAGTGGAACGGTGATACTCGCCAGATAGCGCTTGCTCAGCTGTTTGAACAGTGGATCCAACAGCTTATGGATAAAATATTGGCTAAATCCCTCAAGCGTGGCGCCAGAGCCATGTACAGCGACTTTTGGTCAGGTTGCCGCTGGAACCTGATGGAAATCTTAAAACATCACCTGACAGAGTGGGGATTTGAGCAAGGGGATGTCGCCGTGCTGGTTCAGGAGGCGTATGACCTAGCTTTGGCCAATAGCGCAAAAATGACGTCACCGTGGGTGGAGTATCAGCACACCATCAAGCGGCCGGAGTGGTTGAGAAAACTGTTAACTGGGCGCTACCCCTATCAGGGAGGAAACAGAGAAACGGTACATGCCACGCGGCAAAATGCAGATTTTCTTACCCAGTCGCACTCGGGAGAGAACGGCCAGCGGATCAGTAAGCCCTACACCTTTGGTCCGGGCTTTAAGCTGATAAGCGACATGGGAGACGCAAAAGAGATTCACTACACAACCAATATGCCTGCCAGCGGTTCGCCGTTTTTTTGGCGCTTAAAGCCTACGCTGGTGAGATGGCAAAAGGGGCAGCGTTTTATCACAAGCCTCAATAATTAA
- the amrS gene encoding AmmeMemoRadiSam system radical SAM enzyme, translating into MARKKQWQLEGHPARLWRPLADGAVRCELCPRSCKIIPGRTGVCRMRRNENGSLVSLNYGKSVPMTQESIETEAVYHYAPGEKILSLGNIGCMLNCDFCQNWTTSQARYVQDDNVMYYSPEDVVNYALKHDIRVLSWTYNDPVVWHEFVMETAKLGRQHGLKNLYKSAFYISEKGIDELLGVMDIFSISLKSMQDSFYRKHTGGRLQPILDGIKQVYDARKGGNGPHLEISNLCVTGRNDSLTESRKVSDWMLNHLDEEIPLHYVRFHPDYRYTDVERTSIPFLEQARVNALADGMRYVYLGNVYGTDSANSYCPDCQTQWVKRNGLVAHSFLKDGSCPNCGKRSPIVLPWEDKKLRPEGISIPSELSCSTHMFRGAIQACHIEQDEESTLYYQFISASGEPVGEVGVNGCSRFMLSKSDDRAAGIRLYHSANRDIRLFEVYDRAHFPVMNSEQTRGTSEDVPITFHPLQGR; encoded by the coding sequence ATGGCCAGAAAAAAACAATGGCAGCTGGAAGGACACCCGGCCAGACTGTGGCGGCCGCTGGCAGATGGCGCCGTTCGATGTGAGCTTTGCCCGCGATCGTGCAAGATTATTCCCGGACGAACCGGCGTTTGCCGCATGCGCCGCAATGAAAACGGCTCTCTCGTTAGCCTGAACTACGGCAAGTCGGTGCCGATGACGCAGGAAAGTATCGAAACCGAAGCGGTTTATCACTATGCGCCGGGAGAGAAAATTCTCTCTCTGGGCAACATTGGCTGTATGCTGAACTGTGATTTCTGCCAAAACTGGACTACCAGTCAGGCGCGCTACGTCCAAGACGACAACGTCATGTACTACAGCCCGGAAGACGTAGTGAATTACGCCCTCAAACACGATATCCGCGTGCTGTCGTGGACCTACAACGATCCGGTTGTTTGGCACGAATTCGTGATGGAAACGGCGAAGCTTGGACGTCAACATGGGCTTAAAAACCTTTATAAAAGTGCCTTTTATATCAGCGAAAAAGGCATCGACGAGCTGCTGGGCGTGATGGATATTTTCAGCATCTCGCTTAAATCAATGCAGGACAGCTTCTATCGCAAGCATACCGGCGGCAGGCTTCAGCCTATTTTGGACGGTATTAAGCAAGTCTATGATGCCCGAAAAGGCGGAAATGGCCCGCATCTCGAAATTTCCAACCTGTGCGTGACAGGTCGTAACGACAGCCTGACGGAAAGCCGTAAGGTATCTGACTGGATGTTGAACCATCTGGATGAGGAAATTCCGCTGCACTACGTTCGCTTCCATCCTGACTATCGATATACCGACGTTGAGCGCACTTCAATCCCCTTCCTTGAACAGGCAAGAGTTAACGCTCTAGCCGACGGTATGCGCTATGTCTATTTAGGAAACGTGTACGGAACCGACAGTGCCAATAGCTACTGTCCAGACTGCCAAACTCAGTGGGTTAAGCGTAACGGGCTGGTGGCGCACTCGTTTCTTAAAGACGGCAGCTGCCCGAACTGCGGTAAGCGTTCCCCTATCGTTCTTCCCTGGGAGGATAAAAAACTCCGTCCGGAAGGGATTAGCATTCCGTCTGAGCTTTCCTGCTCAACGCATATGTTTCGCGGTGCGATACAGGCATGCCACATAGAGCAGGATGAAGAGTCGACGCTGTATTACCAGTTTATCTCCGCATCCGGCGAGCCTGTGGGTGAGGTTGGCGTGAACGGCTGTTCTCGATTTATGCTGTCGAAAAGCGACGATCGGGCTGCGGGTATTCGCCTTTATCACTCGGCGAATCGTGATATTCGTCTGTTTGAAGTGTATGACCGAGCCCACTTCCCAGTGATGAACTCGGAGCAAACGCGAGGCACCAGTGAAGACGTGCCGATTACCTTTCATCCGCTGCAAGGGCGCTAA
- a CDS encoding lipase/acyltransferase domain-containing protein, protein MPINWGYALARGQFIARRLKRAGLNQKGENLPILYLPGILGTKLYDRQQRAQTWGDYRGVFFNRPEHAGYEYEDCDAHRERVLANEQLHAFTIVPGLVHTLVTAELKMVLETALGYREGRDLFFVGHDWRADHRRLALRLDDELSRIATLFGPEQEVILIGQSASNLAVRYWLATTTEENRRRVAKWYAFGPPWRGTYQALSMMMTGYYPASRHFHGFTADDIASYPSVYQLLPSDFSAVDGKGNPLSSFDIYDPECWRTYRMGPYRETGNGVSPVAARARLALENNLQSAREFSSWVQGTDANRPSVPQVWFLSDNNLAVKTAVYDNSVWHLEAKEIKRRYPENVLSLLESGDDHLPLSRLIDERCGPVVRDANHQPWGESFVYVSQARTHRALINHTPNLQCLAFDLAVERLKRR, encoded by the coding sequence ATGCCGATAAACTGGGGATATGCGCTGGCGCGAGGGCAGTTTATCGCCCGGCGCCTCAAGCGCGCTGGCCTAAACCAAAAGGGTGAAAACCTGCCTATTTTGTACCTGCCGGGCATTTTGGGCACCAAACTGTATGACCGCCAGCAGCGTGCGCAAACCTGGGGGGACTATCGGGGCGTATTTTTCAACCGTCCGGAGCACGCTGGCTATGAGTATGAGGACTGTGATGCGCACCGAGAACGGGTATTGGCTAACGAACAGCTGCACGCGTTTACTATTGTGCCGGGTCTGGTGCATACGTTGGTTACCGCCGAACTTAAGATGGTGCTTGAAACGGCTTTGGGCTATCGGGAAGGGCGAGACCTGTTTTTCGTCGGTCACGATTGGCGGGCCGATCACCGTCGGCTAGCGCTTCGGCTGGACGATGAACTTTCGCGCATAGCCACGCTGTTTGGCCCTGAGCAGGAGGTTATTCTTATCGGGCAGTCAGCGTCTAATCTGGCAGTACGCTACTGGCTTGCCACTACGACAGAAGAAAACCGTCGTCGGGTCGCAAAGTGGTACGCGTTTGGCCCGCCGTGGCGAGGAACCTATCAGGCACTGTCGATGATGATGACCGGATATTACCCGGCAAGCCGCCATTTTCACGGCTTCACTGCGGATGATATCGCCAGCTACCCCAGCGTTTATCAACTTCTTCCTTCCGACTTTTCGGCGGTAGATGGAAAAGGCAATCCTCTATCGTCGTTTGATATTTACGATCCCGAATGCTGGAGAACCTATCGAATGGGGCCCTACCGGGAAACGGGAAACGGAGTTTCACCCGTCGCAGCCCGAGCCCGACTGGCTCTGGAAAATAATTTGCAAAGCGCGCGCGAGTTTTCTTCATGGGTGCAGGGAACGGATGCTAACAGGCCATCGGTACCTCAGGTTTGGTTTTTGAGCGATAATAATCTGGCGGTGAAAACGGCCGTTTATGACAACAGCGTCTGGCATCTTGAAGCAAAAGAGATAAAGCGACGCTATCCCGAAAATGTGTTGTCACTGCTTGAATCCGGCGATGACCATTTGCCTTTAAGCCGACTGATTGATGAGCGCTGTGGTCCTGTCGTTCGCGATGCTAACCACCAGCCGTGGGGAGAAAGCTTTGTTTACGTCAGTCAGGCGAGAACCCACCGGGCGCTGATTAACCATACGCCGAATTTGCAGTGTCTGGCCTTCGATCTGGCGGTGGAGCGCCTGAAGCGGAGATAG